Proteins found in one Campylobacter canadensis genomic segment:
- a CDS encoding HesA/MoeB/ThiF family protein produces MNFYERQDLLLDKNKDNCVGKKVAIIGAGGLGSVFAYALASIKIDELYIIDFDNVTISNIQRQIMFNFDDENLPKSVIFKKLENRSYAKISPFIMSAAEFFFQAEKNEWQIDLIIDATDNLSVRKEIQNYSQSFNIPWLYTGVQDFYASCALITGAKLHLVGDVKGLKAQCPPMVMFAASYASVLAFRYLMNLEVKTNHLYYFDLSKEQVSFNNFTL; encoded by the coding sequence ATGAATTTTTATGAAAGACAGGATTTATTATTAGATAAAAATAAAGATAATTGTGTAGGAAAAAAAGTTGCAATTATTGGTGCTGGTGGGCTTGGAAGCGTATTTGCTTATGCACTTGCTTCAATTAAAATTGATGAGCTTTATATAATTGATTTTGATAATGTTACAATTAGCAATATTCAAAGACAAATTATGTTTAATTTTGATGATGAAAATTTGCCAAAATCAGTAATTTTTAAAAAGTTAGAAAATAGGTCTTATGCAAAAATAAGTCCTTTTATTATGAGTGCTGCAGAGTTTTTCTTTCAAGCAGAAAAAAATGAATGGCAAATAGATTTAATTATTGATGCTACTGATAATTTAAGTGTTAGAAAAGAAATACAAAATTATTCACAAAGTTTTAATATCCCTTGGCTTTACACAGGAGTACAGGATTTTTATGCTTCTTGCGCTTTAATAACTGGTGCAAAACTACACTTAGTAGGCGATGTAAAAGGCTTAAAGGCACAATGTCCGCCTATGGTAATGTTTGCTGCTTCTTATGCTAGCGTACTTGCTTTTAGATATCTTATGAATTTAGAAGTAAAAACAAATCATTTATATTATTTTGATTTATCAAAAGAGCAAGTTAGTTTTAATAATTTTACTTTATGA
- a CDS encoding DMT family transporter — translation MKIKATLLLAFAAIVWGASFLPSKLILEVCGVYEYLFYRFIISSFLFFIIVFKDIKNNYKNSYLGGSLSGICMAVAFILQTLSLKYIQSSSVAFLTGLNVIMVPFLSLILFKKIPSLKTIFLCFLACFGLYLFQNANINSFYIGEFLSLACALFFALLIVLVEKFLKDNDLNSFVFFQFFACAVVCFFAALFLDKISLAPLKDMQSLIYIIISAMILTIFCFFAQNYAQKFLQAQVVAILLLLEPISAGIIGYYFGEDFTKLQIVGIVLILLALAFC, via the coding sequence ATGAAAATAAAAGCTACTCTTTTATTAGCCTTTGCTGCTATTGTTTGGGGAGCTTCTTTTTTACCTTCTAAACTTATTTTAGAAGTTTGTGGCGTATATGAATATTTGTTTTATAGATTCATAATTTCTAGTTTTTTATTTTTTATAATAGTTTTTAAAGATATAAAAAATAATTACAAAAATAGTTATTTAGGCGGTAGTTTAAGCGGAATTTGTATGGCTGTTGCTTTTATTTTGCAAACTCTTTCATTAAAATATATTCAAAGCTCATCAGTTGCTTTTTTAACAGGCTTAAATGTAATAATGGTGCCTTTTTTATCATTAATTTTATTTAAAAAAATTCCAAGTTTAAAAACTATTTTTTTATGTTTTTTAGCTTGTTTTGGACTTTATTTGTTTCAAAATGCAAATATAAATAGTTTTTATATAGGTGAATTTTTAAGCCTTGCTTGTGCTTTATTTTTTGCTTTATTAATCGTGCTTGTGGAAAAATTTTTAAAAGATAATGATTTAAATTCCTTTGTATTTTTTCAATTTTTTGCTTGTGCTGTTGTTTGCTTTTTTGCAGCCTTATTTTTAGATAAAATAAGTTTAGCTCCACTAAAAGATATGCAATCGTTAATTTATATAATAATTAGTGCTATGATTTTAACTATTTTTTGTTTTTTTGCACAAAATTATGCACAAAAATTTTTACAAGCTCAAGTTGTAGCTATTTTATTGTTATTAGAGCCAATTAGTGCTGGAATTATAGGATATTATTTTGGTGAAGATTTTACAAAATTGCAAATTGTTGGTATTGTCTTAATACTATTAGCTTTAGCTTTTTGTTAG
- a CDS encoding long-chain-fatty-acid--CoA ligase, giving the protein MQNYYEYLQHNAKLNKTAIFYEKEKISFKQLKNLVDKMISFLKENGVKENDNIAFIMQNSVEFIILYFAITSLKAVAIPINTMLKVEEYEHIVKDSNAKLLIIDEEIKEAMKLRVDVKTLKLEELKNYKNYDAIKDYVCNASLEDSVHIIYTSGTTGVAKGVVLSYKNILSNIKMANLDFKINDNDRFIAYLPMFHSFTLTACVLLPLILGKSLVVCKNILPFSNVLKQVLLKRVSVLFSVPVILNTILKHKLPWYFLFFHRLRVIISGSSPLSENTIIQYKKIFKNTTILEGYGLSECAPIVSVNRLNAQKINSVGIPLHSYKVKVVDDEGMELVSGEIGELIVNGDCVMKGYYNKPELTKEVIENGWLKTGDLARIDNDGFIYIIDRKKDLIISKGINIYPREIEDILYFHPKIDSCAVLGKKESDLDESIVCFVCLKENENISSDELRKYLKQHLANYKIPKLFIFKDELPKNAAGKVLKKELKKEL; this is encoded by the coding sequence AAGAAAATGATAATATTGCATTTATAATGCAAAATTCAGTTGAATTTATAATATTATATTTTGCGATTACTTCTTTAAAAGCAGTTGCTATTCCTATTAATACAATGTTAAAAGTTGAAGAATATGAACATATTGTAAAAGATAGCAATGCTAAATTATTAATTATTGATGAAGAAATAAAAGAAGCTATGAAGTTAAGAGTAGATGTAAAAACTCTAAAATTAGAAGAATTAAAAAATTACAAAAACTATGATGCAATAAAAGATTATGTTTGCAATGCTAGTTTAGAAGATAGTGTGCATATAATTTATACTTCTGGCACTACAGGGGTTGCAAAAGGTGTTGTATTAAGTTATAAAAACATTTTATCAAATATAAAAATGGCTAATTTAGATTTTAAAATAAACGATAATGATAGGTTTATTGCATATTTACCTATGTTTCACTCATTTACTTTAACTGCTTGTGTATTATTGCCTTTAATTTTAGGTAAAAGTTTAGTTGTTTGTAAAAATATTTTACCTTTTTCAAATGTTTTAAAGCAGGTTTTATTAAAAAGAGTTAGTGTTTTATTTAGTGTTCCTGTTATTTTAAATACAATTTTAAAGCACAAATTACCTTGGTATTTTTTATTTTTTCATAGATTAAGAGTGATTATTTCAGGGTCTAGCCCTTTAAGTGAAAATACCATAATTCAGTATAAAAAAATATTTAAGAACACTACTATTTTAGAAGGATATGGGCTTAGCGAGTGTGCTCCTATTGTTAGTGTAAATAGATTAAATGCACAAAAAATAAATTCTGTTGGTATTCCTTTACATTCATATAAGGTTAAAGTGGTTGATGATGAGGGTATGGAATTAGTAAGTGGAGAAATAGGCGAATTAATAGTAAATGGCGATTGCGTAATGAAAGGTTATTATAATAAGCCTGAACTTACTAAAGAAGTTATAGAAAACGGCTGGTTAAAAACAGGCGATTTAGCAAGAATTGATAATGATGGATTTATTTATATTATAGATAGAAAAAAAGATTTAATTATCTCAAAAGGTATAAATATTTATCCAAGAGAAATTGAAGATATTTTATATTTTCATCCAAAAATAGATAGTTGTGCAGTATTAGGCAAAAAAGAAAGCGATTTAGATGAAAGTATAGTTTGCTTTGTATGTTTAAAAGAAAATGAAAATATAAGCTCTGATGAGTTAAGAAAATATTTAAAACAACATTTAGCAAATTATAAAATTCCAAAGCTTTTTATCTTTAAAGATGAATTGCCAAAAAATGCTGCTGGTAAGGTATTAAAAAAAGAATTGAAAAAAGAGTTGTAA
- a CDS encoding exodeoxyribonuclease VII small subunit, with the protein MKDLSYEELCSLLDEKMKIVENPKTPLFDLVQAYKESLELINSAKTKLEFAKEQIMSIEKDSIDNNQNKERLPF; encoded by the coding sequence ATGAAAGATTTATCTTATGAAGAGCTTTGCAGTCTTTTAGATGAAAAAATGAAAATTGTTGAAAACCCTAAAACTCCTTTATTTGATTTAGTTCAAGCTTATAAAGAAAGTTTAGAATTAATAAACAGTGCAAAAACAAAGCTAGAATTTGCAAAAGAACAAATTATGAGCATAGAAAAAGATAGTATAGATAATAATCAAAATAAAGAAAGATTACCATTTTGA
- a CDS encoding carbon-nitrogen hydrolase family protein yields MKIAALQLQTQNLSNSRLDYYLRICEQKGVKLVALSEYVINPFFSELKKMSKEEIKIQSDTKLQFLKQFSDKRDICIIAPYIKFIKDKIYKSCAVIYKNKIKSYNQQILIPYKHWNEANFFANIKKDLKPMCFNLNGFKIALMFGYEIHFDEFFKNYNADLLVLPCSNTYESNNRWLELVKMRAFLNHSSILRINQIGKVNVDFIEWEFYGKSCFVSSYGQVEQELSNEEEILLCELEKRNKAADLWQFAKLRNKK; encoded by the coding sequence TTGAAGATAGCAGCTTTACAATTACAAACACAGAATTTATCAAATTCTAGACTAGATTATTACCTTAGAATATGTGAGCAAAAGGGTGTAAAATTAGTTGCATTGAGTGAATATGTAATTAATCCTTTTTTTTCTGAATTAAAAAAAATGAGCAAGGAAGAAATTAAAATTCAAAGCGATACAAAATTACAGTTTTTAAAACAGTTTAGCGATAAAAGAGATATTTGCATAATAGCACCATACATAAAATTTATAAAGGATAAAATTTATAAATCTTGCGCAGTGATTTATAAAAATAAAATAAAAAGCTACAATCAGCAAATATTAATACCTTATAAGCATTGGAATGAAGCAAATTTTTTTGCAAATATTAAAAAAGATTTAAAACCTATGTGTTTTAATTTAAATGGTTTTAAAATTGCTTTAATGTTTGGATACGAAATACATTTTGATGAATTTTTTAAAAACTATAATGCTGATTTGCTTGTTTTGCCTTGCTCAAATACTTATGAAAGCAATAATCGCTGGTTAGAACTTGTTAAAATGCGTGCTTTTTTAAATCATAGCTCTATTTTAAGAATCAATCAAATTGGTAAGGTAAATGTTGATTTTATTGAATGGGAATTTTATGGCAAATCTTGTTTTGTATCTTCTTATGGGCAAGTAGAACAAGAATTATCAAATGAAGAAGAAATTTTATTATGCGAGTTAGAAAAAAGAAACAAAGCAGCAGATTTATGGCAATTTGCAAAACTAAGGAATAAAAAATGA
- the guaB gene encoding IMP dehydrogenase → MNIIKKALTFEDVLLVPQYSSVLPKEVDISTRLSKNIKLNIPIISAAMDTVTEYRAAIVMARLGGIGIIHKNMDINSQVRQIQRVKKSESGVIYDPIFVKSGSKIQDALNIMNEYRISGVPVVDNENKLLGILTNRDLRFENDYSLSVDEVMTKMPLITACKGCTLDEAEKIFNKNKVEKLPLVDENNVLCGLITIKDLKKRKEYPFANKDSLGRLVVGAAIGVNQLDRARALVQAGADVLVMDSAHGHSKGIIDTLKAIKQELSVDVIVGNVATASAVIDLAKAGADAIKVGIGPGSICTTRIISGVGVPQISAIDECAIAAKEFDVPIIADGGIKYSGDIAKALAVGASSVMIGSLLAGTDESPGELFTYQGRQYKTYRGMGSLGAMQKGSSDRYFQEGTAQEKLVPEGIEGRVPHTGSMKNVIFQLLGGLRSSMGYNGAKNIKDFQDKAQFVEITAAGLKESHVHDVSITAEAPNYKVNQ, encoded by the coding sequence ATGAATATAATTAAAAAAGCTTTAACCTTTGAAGATGTATTATTAGTACCACAATACTCAAGCGTTTTACCAAAAGAAGTTGATATTTCTACAAGACTTAGCAAAAATATAAAATTAAATATACCTATTATATCAGCAGCTATGGATACTGTTACTGAATATCGTGCAGCTATTGTTATGGCAAGGCTTGGCGGTATTGGTATAATACATAAAAATATGGATATTAATTCTCAAGTAAGACAAATTCAAAGGGTAAAAAAAAGCGAGAGTGGGGTAATTTATGACCCAATTTTTGTAAAAAGTGGTTCAAAAATCCAAGATGCTTTAAATATTATGAATGAATATAGAATTTCAGGAGTGCCTGTTGTAGATAATGAAAATAAGCTTTTAGGAATTCTTACAAATCGTGATTTAAGATTTGAAAATGATTATTCTTTAAGTGTTGATGAGGTAATGACAAAAATGCCTTTAATAACAGCTTGTAAAGGTTGCACACTTGATGAAGCAGAAAAAATCTTTAATAAAAATAAGGTAGAAAAACTACCTTTAGTAGATGAAAATAATGTTTTATGTGGATTGATTACAATTAAAGATTTAAAAAAGAGAAAAGAATACCCTTTTGCTAATAAAGATAGCTTAGGAAGATTAGTTGTAGGAGCTGCAATTGGTGTGAATCAACTTGATAGAGCAAGAGCTTTAGTACAAGCTGGAGCTGATGTGCTTGTAATGGATAGTGCACACGGACATTCAAAAGGAATAATTGATACATTAAAAGCAATTAAGCAAGAATTAAGTGTAGATGTAATTGTAGGTAATGTAGCTACTGCTAGTGCAGTTATTGATTTAGCTAAGGCAGGAGCAGATGCAATCAAGGTTGGTATTGGACCAGGAAGTATTTGCACCACAAGGATTATTAGCGGAGTTGGCGTACCACAAATTAGCGCTATTGATGAATGTGCGATTGCAGCAAAAGAATTTGATGTTCCTATTATTGCCGATGGTGGAATTAAGTATTCTGGTGATATTGCAAAGGCTTTAGCAGTTGGTGCAAGTAGTGTTATGATTGGCTCACTTTTAGCAGGAACTGATGAAAGTCCAGGAGAATTATTTACATATCAAGGAAGACAGTATAAAACATATCGTGGAATGGGTAGCTTAGGGGCTATGCAAAAAGGTAGCTCTGATAGATATTTTCAAGAAGGAACAGCACAAGAAAAATTAGTACCAGAAGGAATTGAAGGTAGAGTTCCACATACAGGAAGTATGAAAAATGTGATTTTTCAGCTTTTAGGTGGCTTAAGAAGTTCAATGGGCTATAATGGTGCAAAAAATATTAAAGATTTTCAAGATAAAGCTCAATTTGTAGAAATTACTGCAGCTGGATTAAAAGAAAGCCATGTGCATGATGTAAGCATTACAGCTGAAGCTCCAAATTATAAGGTAAATCAATGA
- a CDS encoding ATP-binding protein has protein sequence MKKIENFLDINYKRSFYYKKLVKEFKLSNEAINILRAMLKKTIGGIFAQKFTNIVKDAFLIEDNAKKIEYLPYFLELYESKFIQEASAKSFNYKDNIGLFLFQFIALSRFAHIFFELAKELDGIKIVDSKELEQFVSEPYSDIYNFLNDYFEIINSKQKGEYLSTEIKTHLLKSRLKNSNDFVNPFALLAKDYNLNDNEIIIIAALLKEELTGRKKPLHYEELLNTISTRQIDKIKNYELLREEARLLSNDLITYEGNENSFIIADNALRYFIKNNAINLKNYVENMQFFDYLDVNDVDLIVSNDILELSTSLKKRSKKQVAARLKEWGIVKDDILRANIIFYGPAGTGKTMSAMYIAKVLKKEIITLDCSKVLGKYVGESEKNVRAIFDNYKDIAKYTQNYPILLLNEADQFLSTRSVASNGSELMHNQMQNIFLEQLERFDGIVIATTNFLESLDPAFSRRFEYKIKFQNPNKEEREKIWKLHLPKNAEFESSFAINELLDYELSGAQIKMIVKNTAIKTAQSDGIFRIDDFKDSIKKELQNDFAKEIKMGF, from the coding sequence GTGAAAAAAATTGAGAATTTTTTAGATATAAATTATAAAAGAAGTTTTTATTATAAAAAATTAGTAAAGGAATTTAAGCTTAGCAATGAAGCGATTAATATTTTAAGAGCTATGCTTAAAAAAACTATTGGTGGTATCTTTGCACAAAAATTTACAAATATTGTAAAAGATGCTTTTTTAATTGAAGATAATGCTAAAAAAATTGAATATCTACCATATTTTTTAGAATTATATGAAAGTAAATTTATTCAAGAAGCAAGTGCAAAATCTTTTAACTATAAAGATAATATTGGTTTATTTTTATTTCAATTTATAGCACTTAGCAGATTTGCACATATTTTCTTTGAACTTGCAAAAGAACTTGATGGTATAAAAATTGTAGATTCTAAAGAATTAGAACAATTTGTAAGTGAGCCTTACAGTGATATTTATAATTTTTTAAATGACTATTTTGAAATAATAAATTCTAAGCAAAAAGGTGAGTATTTAAGCACAGAAATAAAAACACATCTTTTAAAAAGTCGTTTAAAAAATTCAAATGACTTTGTAAATCCTTTTGCCCTTTTAGCAAAGGATTATAATTTAAATGATAATGAAATTATCATCATTGCAGCCTTATTGAAAGAAGAGCTAACAGGTAGAAAAAAGCCACTTCATTATGAAGAATTATTAAATACAATTAGTACAAGGCAAATTGACAAGATTAAAAACTACGAGCTTTTAAGAGAAGAAGCAAGATTGTTATCAAACGATTTAATTACTTATGAAGGCAATGAAAATTCATTTATTATTGCTGATAATGCTTTAAGATATTTTATTAAAAATAATGCTATAAATCTTAAAAATTATGTTGAAAATATGCAGTTTTTTGATTATTTAGATGTAAATGATGTTGATTTAATAGTAAGTAATGATATTTTAGAGCTTAGCACAAGTCTTAAAAAAAGAAGCAAAAAGCAAGTAGCTGCAAGGCTTAAGGAATGGGGTATTGTAAAAGATGATATTTTAAGAGCAAATATTATTTTTTATGGTCCAGCAGGAACTGGTAAAACTATGAGTGCAATGTATATTGCAAAGGTATTAAAAAAAGAAATAATCACTCTTGATTGCTCAAAGGTTTTAGGCAAATATGTAGGCGAGAGCGAAAAGAATGTTCGTGCTATTTTTGATAATTATAAAGATATAGCAAAATATACTCAAAATTACCCAATTTTACTTTTAAATGAGGCAGACCAGTTTTTAAGTACTAGAAGTGTTGCAAGTAATGGTAGTGAGCTTATGCATAATCAAATGCAAAATATTTTCTTAGAGCAGCTAGAAAGGTTTGATGGTATTGTAATTGCTACTACGAATTTCTTAGAAAGTCTTGACCCTGCATTTTCAAGAAGATTTGAGTATAAAATTAAATTTCAAAATCCAAACAAAGAAGAAAGAGAAAAGATTTGGAAATTACACCTTCCAAAAAATGCTGAATTTGAAAGCTCTTTTGCAATTAATGAGCTTTTAGACTATGAACTTAGTGGCGCTCAAATTAAAATGATTGTTAAAAATACAGCAATTAAAACGGCGCAAAGTGATGGAATTTTTAGAATTGATGATTTTAAAGATAGTATTAAAAAAGAATTGCAAAACGATTTTGCTAAAGAAATTAAGATGGGATTTTAA